The following coding sequences are from one Polyodon spathula isolate WHYD16114869_AA chromosome 45, ASM1765450v1, whole genome shotgun sequence window:
- the LOC121305960 gene encoding branched-chain-amino-acid aminotransferase, cytosolic-like: MAVFGKALHRQLCASQSLFQGSWRYVSSSFKASSLVLDRCLTPRPKPDPKSLVFGKQFSDHMLTVSWSAEKGWGNPNIKPFQNLSLHPAASALHYSIELFEGMKAFRGVDGKIRLFRPMLNMERMHRSAERACLPAFDQAELLECIRKLVEVDQDWVPHSTEASLYIRPTFIGTEPSLGVSKANHALLYVIIGPVGPYFATGAFNPVSLLADPRFVRAWRGGVGDCKMGGNYGPTIFVQNEATKLGCQQVLWLYGEDHEITEVGTMNLFIYWDNKDGVRELVTPPLDGVILPGVTRQSLLDLARDWGEFPVSERRVVMSDFLSALKEGRVKEVFGAGTACVVCPVERVLYKGENYHIPTMENGPDLAKRFHKQLTDIQYGRAESEWTHLVV; encoded by the exons ATGGCAGTGTTTGGGAAG gcaCTCCACAGACAGCTATGTGCGTCTCAGTCTCTCTTCCAGGGGTCCTGGCGTTACGTCAGTTCCTCGTTCAAG gcctcTTCGCTGGTTCTGGATCGCTGCCTCACCCCCCGCCCCAAACCGGACCCCAAATCGCTGGTTTTCGGGAAGCAGTTCTCGGACCACATGCTGACGGTGTCCTGGAGTGCCGAGAAAGGGTGGGGGAACCCCAATATCAAACCTTTCCAGAACCTCTCTCTGCACCCTGCTGCATCAGCACTGCACTATTCAATAGAG ttgtTTGAAGGGATGAAGGCGTTCCGAGGGGTTGATGGGAAGATCCGTCTCTTTCGGCCCATGTTGAATATGGAGAGGATGCACCGCTCCGCCGAGAGAGCCTGCCTCCCT gcATTCGATCAAGCCGAGCTGCTGGAGTGCATCAGGAAGCTGGTGGAAGTGGACCAGGACTGGGTCCCGCACTCCACCGAGGCCAGCCTCTACATCCGACCCACCTTCATCGGCACCGAG ccATCCCTCGGGGTCTCGAAGGCTAACCACGCTCTCCTCTACGTGATCATTGGTCCCGTGGGACCCTACTTCGCGACTGGAGCGTTTAACCCTGTCTCGCTGCTCGCCGACCCCCGATTCGTCCGCGCCTGGAGGGGCGGAGTCGGggactgcaaaatgggagg AAACTACGGTCCCACCATCTTTGTCCAGAATGAAGCCACCAAACTGGGCTGTCAACAAGTCCTGTGGCTGTACGGAGAGGACCACGAGATCACCGAAGTTGGCACCATGAATCTGTTCATCTACTGGGATAACAAGGATGGAG TGAGGGAGCTGGTGACCCCTCCTCTGGATGGTGTGATTCTCCCAGGAGTGACCAGACAGAGCCTGCTGGACCTGGCCAGGGACTGG ggtgagTTTCCAGTCTCTGAACGCAGGGTTGTCATGTCTGATTTCCTCTCAGCGTTGAAGGAGGGGAGAGTGAAGGAAGTTTTTGGAGCCGGTACTGCCTGCGTGGTCTGTCCCGTGGAGAGAGTGCTCTACAAGGGAGAG aACTATCATATCCCCACTATGGAGAATGGACCCGACCTGGCTAAGAGATTCCACAAGCAGCTCACAGATATCCAG tacGGTCGTGCGGAGAGTGAATGGACGCACCTTGTCGTGTGA